A single Syngnathoides biaculeatus isolate LvHL_M chromosome 18, ASM1980259v1, whole genome shotgun sequence DNA region contains:
- the LOC133492177 gene encoding sorting nexin-19-like isoform X7, with amino-acid sequence MSSSESYRQQAPLHLLAMLPSSKRANQWSLSEMLGQRRWLLGLGALLAWLILFHLLVNVWLLCIFTSLLVVLGGWLGSRAILNANSLLHLEHFLPLGGATPSQCLAEHEWRLNHEIHSAVHKAVRDFVSSWYRTLLPEVEGEFERSVRNSMLESVMELKERARRVDRKALVQRILELYGCHLQSYMTARHMLLETQDENLTLWQLYQDIDSPHPAVSDGDAELSYARALVNLVLHVLVPYPQMETRTGGYMVTELITCNVFLPLISRLSDPDWLNQTIVDILTRSQKPPDGTLYNPMSEEDSSRCSTLSLETCSESKMLSLDSMMQSDTEDGTTRRLCECGPSTNFCNTNLKDDADDFGCFGTLKNLGPKVVPVNSTWPAGIVQEKSPAGPSRRFCLSPLNFDTPNKPSMGIQNVQIAGTVSAKEQRGTGMHPYTLYTITFETAACPESGDLLQPATCHSVNRRYSEFLNLQTRLEENPEVKKFVKSVKGPKKMFPDLPFGNTDGEKVEARKGQLDTFLKQLNSIPETARSEDMQEFLSLNSGVCTYFGKRPFVKSRIDKMMENALDTLKTAFPHPEAMSPTEDLEGDSEGRTLDNKKYRRLIFTSKVSPSLNIPDLHPKVTYCFNEGSPVLNGMPLSRLENFVLEQETLLCEPQGRKQDKQTEFLGTNKETCGKIHGTDTAVADVALNILCLLMKDQWSWLCTENIQKAIRLIFGTFIERWMDIGVAHLTSAPCWVIYLQVLQEAVWPGGALPAHPQPERSAAEREETKMRCLECLVELLPELITDMLGSDKYRLSLETMLESLQDHHVNRHLIYCICDLLLEFLIPESSNDSFQRSLLCKDTPP; translated from the exons CAGGCTCCACTTCATCTGTTGGCTATGTTGCCTTCTTCCAAGAGGGCTAACCAGTGGTCCCTGTCAGAGATGCTGGGCCAGCGGAGATGGCTGCTAGGCCTTGGCGCTCTACTGGCCTGGTTGATCCTCTTCCATCTCCTCGTTAACGTCTGGCTCCTCTGCATCTTCACTAGTCTCCTGGTTGTCTTGGGAGGTTGGCTCGGATCGCGAGCCATTCTCAATGCCAACAGCCTTCTCCACTTGGAGCATTTCTTGCCGCTGGGCGGGGCGACTCCGTCTCAGTGTTTAGCTGAACACGAGTGGAGACTCAATCACGAGATCCACAGCGCCGTCCACAAAGCGGTTCGGGACTTTGTGTCTTCCTGGTATCGCACACTTCTGCCAGAGGTGGAAGGCGAGTTTGAGCGTTCGGTGCGCAATTCCATGCTGGAATCGGTGATGGAGCTGAAGGAGCGTGCAAGACGAGTAGACAGAAAGGCCCTGGTCCAACGGATTTTAGAGCTGTACGGCTGTCACTTGCAGAGCTACATGACAGCCAGGCACATGCTGCTGGAAACACAGGACGAGAATCTTACGCTTTGGCAGCTATACCAGGATATAGACAGCCCTCATCCAGCCGTGAGCGACGGAGACGCTGAGCTCAGCTACGCCAGAGCTCTGGTTAACCTCGTCTTGCATGTGCTTGTTCCGTACCCTCAGATGGAAACCAGGACCGGTGGGTACATGGTAACTGAACTCATCACCTGCAATGTGTTTCTGCCACTAATAAGCAGGCTATCTGACCCCGACTGGCTCAACCAAACTATTGTCGACATCCTCACCAGGTCACAAAAACCACCGGATGGCACCCTGTACAA CCCGATGAGTGAGGAAGACTCCTCGAGGTGCAGCACGCTGAGCCTTGAGACTTGCTCTG AGTCCAAGATGCTGTCCTTGGACTCTATGATGCAGTCCGACACGGAAGATGGCACAACCAGACGCCTGTGTGAATGCGGTCCCTCGACCAACTTCTGCAACACCAATCTAAAAGACGACGCTGATGATTTTGGCTGCTTCGGTACACTGAAAAATCTGGGCCCGAAGGTGGTGCCCGTGAATTCGACCTGGCCTGCTGGTATTGTTCAAGAAAAATCCCCAGCAGGGCCTTCAAGAAGATTTTGCCTCAGTCCCTTAAATTTTGACACGCCAAACAAACCATCAATGGGCatccaaaatgtccaaattgcTGGAACAGTCAGTGCAAAGGAGCAGCGCGGTACTGGAATGCATCCTTACACTCTCTACACTATCACG TTTGAGACTGCAGCCTGCCCCGAAAGCGGTGACCTTTTGCAACCAGCGACCTGTCATTCAGTCAATCGCAGATACAGCGAGTTCCTTAACTTGCAAACACGTTTGGAGGAGAACCCAGAAGTGAAGAAATTTGtcaaaa gtGTAAAAggtccaaagaaaatgtttcctGATCTTCCCTTTGGGAACACAGATGGTGAGAAGGTGGAAGCCCGTAAAGGCCAACTGGATACGTTCCTTAAG cAACTAAACAGCATACCAGAGACAGCGAGGAGTGAGGACATGCAGGAGTTCCTCTCTCTGAACTCAGGGGTTTGcacatattttggaaaaaggcCTTTTGTCAAGTCAAGAATTGATAAG ATGATGGAAAATGCTTTAGACACATTGAAGACAGCCTTTCCTCACCCCGAGGCCATGAGTCCAACAGAGGACCTTGAAGGAGACTCTGAAGGGAGAACACTTGACAACAAAAAGTACAG GAGGCTCATATTCACCAGCAAAGTGTCTCCATCGCTCAATATACCCGATTTACACCCTAAAGTGACTTACTGCTTTAATGAAGGCAGCCCT GTGCTCAATGGCATGCCCTTGTCCAGACTAGAGAACTTCGTCCTGGAGCAGGAAACACTTTTATGTGAGCCCCAAGGCAGAAAGCAAGACAAGCAGACAGAGTTCTTGGGCACAAACAAGGAGACTTGTGGGAAAATTCACGGTACAG ACACAGCTGTGGCGGATGTTGCGCtgaacattttgtgtttgttgatgaaGGACCAGTGGAGTTGGCTGTGCACTGAGAACATCCAGAAGGCCATCAGACTTATCTTTGGCACTTTTATTGAGAG atggatggacattggTGTGGCCCACCTGACCAGCGCCCCCTGTTGGGTCATTTACCTCCAAGTGCTGCAAGAGGCCGTGTGGCCCGGAGGCGCTCTTCCCGCCCACCCACAGCCGGAGCGCAGCGCCGCTGAAAGAGAGGAAACCAAGATGCGATGTCTTGAATGTCTCGTGGAGCTACTTCCGG AGCTCATCACTGACATGTTAGGCAGTGACAAGTACAGATTGAGTTTGGAGACCATGCTCGAGTCTTTACAGGACCACCACGTTAACAG GCATctgatttactgtatttgtgacCTGCTACTGGAGTTTCTGATACCAGAATCGAGCAATGATTCCTTCCAGAGGTCTCTTCTGTGCAAAGATACTCCTCCCTGA
- the LOC133492177 gene encoding sorting nexin-19-like isoform X8, with protein MSSSESYRQQAPLHLLAMLPSSKRANQWSLSEMLGQRRWLLGLGALLAWLILFHLLVNVWLLCIFTSLLVVLGGWLGSRAILNANSLLHLEHFLPLGGATPSQCLAEHEWRLNHEIHSAVHKAVRDFVSSWYRTLLPEVEGEFERSVRNSMLESVMELKERARRVDRKALVQRILELYGCHLQSYMTARHMLLETQDENLTLWQLYQDIDSPHPAVSDGDAELSYARALVNLVLHVLVPYPQMETRTGGYMVTELITCNVFLPLISRLSDPDWLNQTIVDILTRSQKPPDGTLYKCALYDSWITCLSSSDQVSLVSESNSDFRVLLSPMSEEDSSRCSTLSLETCSGKAENCHAGLLTPGKVNCCSLTSGHCTRLPESKMLSLDSMMQSDTEDGTTRRLCECGPSTNFCNTNLKDDADDFGCFGTLKNLGPKVVPVNSTWPAGIVQEKSPAGPSRRFCLSPLNFDTPNKPSMGIQNVQIAGTVSAKEQRGTGMHPYTLYTITFETAACPESGDLLQPATCHSVNRRYSEFLNLQTRLEENPEVKKFVKSVKGPKKMFPDLPFGNTDGEKVEARKGQLDTFLKQLNSIPETARSEDMQEFLSLNSGVCTYFGKRPFVKSRIDKMMENALDTLKTAFPHPEAMSPTEDLEGDSEGRTLDNKKYRRLIFTSKVSPSLNIPDLHPKVTYCFNEGSPVLNGMPLSRLENFVLEQETLLCEPQGRKQDKQTEFLGTNKETCGKIHGTGPVELAVH; from the exons CAGGCTCCACTTCATCTGTTGGCTATGTTGCCTTCTTCCAAGAGGGCTAACCAGTGGTCCCTGTCAGAGATGCTGGGCCAGCGGAGATGGCTGCTAGGCCTTGGCGCTCTACTGGCCTGGTTGATCCTCTTCCATCTCCTCGTTAACGTCTGGCTCCTCTGCATCTTCACTAGTCTCCTGGTTGTCTTGGGAGGTTGGCTCGGATCGCGAGCCATTCTCAATGCCAACAGCCTTCTCCACTTGGAGCATTTCTTGCCGCTGGGCGGGGCGACTCCGTCTCAGTGTTTAGCTGAACACGAGTGGAGACTCAATCACGAGATCCACAGCGCCGTCCACAAAGCGGTTCGGGACTTTGTGTCTTCCTGGTATCGCACACTTCTGCCAGAGGTGGAAGGCGAGTTTGAGCGTTCGGTGCGCAATTCCATGCTGGAATCGGTGATGGAGCTGAAGGAGCGTGCAAGACGAGTAGACAGAAAGGCCCTGGTCCAACGGATTTTAGAGCTGTACGGCTGTCACTTGCAGAGCTACATGACAGCCAGGCACATGCTGCTGGAAACACAGGACGAGAATCTTACGCTTTGGCAGCTATACCAGGATATAGACAGCCCTCATCCAGCCGTGAGCGACGGAGACGCTGAGCTCAGCTACGCCAGAGCTCTGGTTAACCTCGTCTTGCATGTGCTTGTTCCGTACCCTCAGATGGAAACCAGGACCGGTGGGTACATGGTAACTGAACTCATCACCTGCAATGTGTTTCTGCCACTAATAAGCAGGCTATCTGACCCCGACTGGCTCAACCAAACTATTGTCGACATCCTCACCAGGTCACAAAAACCACCGGATGGCACCCTGTACAAGTGCGCACTCTATGATTCATGGATCACTTGTCTGTCGTCTTCTGATCAAGTGAGCCTCGTGAGCGAGAGCAACTCTGATTTTCGTGTTCTCCTCAGCCCGATGAGTGAGGAAGACTCCTCGAGGTGCAGCACGCTGAGCCTTGAGACTTGCTCTGGTAAAGCTGAGAATTGCCACGCTGGTCTGCTCACGCCGGGTAAGGTCAACTGCTGTTCCCTCACGTCTGGGCATTGCACTCGCCTCCCAGAGTCCAAGATGCTGTCCTTGGACTCTATGATGCAGTCCGACACGGAAGATGGCACAACCAGACGCCTGTGTGAATGCGGTCCCTCGACCAACTTCTGCAACACCAATCTAAAAGACGACGCTGATGATTTTGGCTGCTTCGGTACACTGAAAAATCTGGGCCCGAAGGTGGTGCCCGTGAATTCGACCTGGCCTGCTGGTATTGTTCAAGAAAAATCCCCAGCAGGGCCTTCAAGAAGATTTTGCCTCAGTCCCTTAAATTTTGACACGCCAAACAAACCATCAATGGGCatccaaaatgtccaaattgcTGGAACAGTCAGTGCAAAGGAGCAGCGCGGTACTGGAATGCATCCTTACACTCTCTACACTATCACG TTTGAGACTGCAGCCTGCCCCGAAAGCGGTGACCTTTTGCAACCAGCGACCTGTCATTCAGTCAATCGCAGATACAGCGAGTTCCTTAACTTGCAAACACGTTTGGAGGAGAACCCAGAAGTGAAGAAATTTGtcaaaa gtGTAAAAggtccaaagaaaatgtttcctGATCTTCCCTTTGGGAACACAGATGGTGAGAAGGTGGAAGCCCGTAAAGGCCAACTGGATACGTTCCTTAAG cAACTAAACAGCATACCAGAGACAGCGAGGAGTGAGGACATGCAGGAGTTCCTCTCTCTGAACTCAGGGGTTTGcacatattttggaaaaaggcCTTTTGTCAAGTCAAGAATTGATAAG ATGATGGAAAATGCTTTAGACACATTGAAGACAGCCTTTCCTCACCCCGAGGCCATGAGTCCAACAGAGGACCTTGAAGGAGACTCTGAAGGGAGAACACTTGACAACAAAAAGTACAG GAGGCTCATATTCACCAGCAAAGTGTCTCCATCGCTCAATATACCCGATTTACACCCTAAAGTGACTTACTGCTTTAATGAAGGCAGCCCT GTGCTCAATGGCATGCCCTTGTCCAGACTAGAGAACTTCGTCCTGGAGCAGGAAACACTTTTATGTGAGCCCCAAGGCAGAAAGCAAGACAAGCAGACAGAGTTCTTGGGCACAAACAAGGAGACTTGTGGGAAAATTCACGGTACAG GACCAGTGGAGTTGGCTGTGCACTGA
- the LOC133492177 gene encoding sorting nexin-19-like isoform X4: MSSSESYRQQAPLHLLAMLPSSKRANQWSLSEMLGQRRWLLGLGALLAWLILFHLLVNVWLLCIFTSLLVVLGGWLGSRAILNANSLLHLEHFLPLGGATPSQCLAEHEWRLNHEIHSAVHKAVRDFVSSWYRTLLPEVEGEFERSVRNSMLESVMELKERARRVDRKALVQRILELYGCHLQSYMTARHMLLETQDENLTLWQLYQDIDSPHPAVSDGDAELSYARALVNLVLHVLVPYPQMETRTGGYMVTELITCNVFLPLISRLSDPDWLNQTIVDILTRSQKPPDGTLYKCALYDSWITCLSSSDQVSLVSESNSDFRVLLSPMSEEDSSRCSTLSLETCSESKMLSLDSMMQSDTEDGTTRRLCECGPSTNFCNTNLKDDADDFGCFGTLKNLGPKVVPVNSTWPAGIVQEKSPAGPSRRFCLSPLNFDTPNKPSMGIQNVQIAGTVSAKEQRGTGMHPYTLYTITFETAACPESGDLLQPATCHSVNRRYSEFLNLQTRLEENPEVKKFVKSVKGPKKMFPDLPFGNTDGEKVEARKGQLDTFLKQLNSIPETARSEDMQEFLSLNSGVCTYFGKRPFVKSRIDKMMENALDTLKTAFPHPEAMSPTEDLEGDSEGRTLDNKKYRRLIFTSKVSPSLNIPDLHPKVTYCFNEGSPVLNGMPLSRLENFVLEQETLLCEPQGRKQDKQTEFLGTNKETCGKIHGTDTAVADVALNILCLLMKDQWSWLCTENIQKAIRLIFGTFIERWMDIGVAHLTSAPCWVIYLQVLQEAVWPGGALPAHPQPERSAAEREETKMRCLECLVELLPELITDMLGSDKYRLSLETMLESLQDHHVNRHLIYCICDLLLEFLIPESSNDSFQRSLLCKDTPP; encoded by the exons CAGGCTCCACTTCATCTGTTGGCTATGTTGCCTTCTTCCAAGAGGGCTAACCAGTGGTCCCTGTCAGAGATGCTGGGCCAGCGGAGATGGCTGCTAGGCCTTGGCGCTCTACTGGCCTGGTTGATCCTCTTCCATCTCCTCGTTAACGTCTGGCTCCTCTGCATCTTCACTAGTCTCCTGGTTGTCTTGGGAGGTTGGCTCGGATCGCGAGCCATTCTCAATGCCAACAGCCTTCTCCACTTGGAGCATTTCTTGCCGCTGGGCGGGGCGACTCCGTCTCAGTGTTTAGCTGAACACGAGTGGAGACTCAATCACGAGATCCACAGCGCCGTCCACAAAGCGGTTCGGGACTTTGTGTCTTCCTGGTATCGCACACTTCTGCCAGAGGTGGAAGGCGAGTTTGAGCGTTCGGTGCGCAATTCCATGCTGGAATCGGTGATGGAGCTGAAGGAGCGTGCAAGACGAGTAGACAGAAAGGCCCTGGTCCAACGGATTTTAGAGCTGTACGGCTGTCACTTGCAGAGCTACATGACAGCCAGGCACATGCTGCTGGAAACACAGGACGAGAATCTTACGCTTTGGCAGCTATACCAGGATATAGACAGCCCTCATCCAGCCGTGAGCGACGGAGACGCTGAGCTCAGCTACGCCAGAGCTCTGGTTAACCTCGTCTTGCATGTGCTTGTTCCGTACCCTCAGATGGAAACCAGGACCGGTGGGTACATGGTAACTGAACTCATCACCTGCAATGTGTTTCTGCCACTAATAAGCAGGCTATCTGACCCCGACTGGCTCAACCAAACTATTGTCGACATCCTCACCAGGTCACAAAAACCACCGGATGGCACCCTGTACAAGTGCGCACTCTATGATTCATGGATCACTTGTCTGTCGTCTTCTGATCAAGTGAGCCTCGTGAGCGAGAGCAACTCTGATTTTCGTGTTCTCCTCAGCCCGATGAGTGAGGAAGACTCCTCGAGGTGCAGCACGCTGAGCCTTGAGACTTGCTCTG AGTCCAAGATGCTGTCCTTGGACTCTATGATGCAGTCCGACACGGAAGATGGCACAACCAGACGCCTGTGTGAATGCGGTCCCTCGACCAACTTCTGCAACACCAATCTAAAAGACGACGCTGATGATTTTGGCTGCTTCGGTACACTGAAAAATCTGGGCCCGAAGGTGGTGCCCGTGAATTCGACCTGGCCTGCTGGTATTGTTCAAGAAAAATCCCCAGCAGGGCCTTCAAGAAGATTTTGCCTCAGTCCCTTAAATTTTGACACGCCAAACAAACCATCAATGGGCatccaaaatgtccaaattgcTGGAACAGTCAGTGCAAAGGAGCAGCGCGGTACTGGAATGCATCCTTACACTCTCTACACTATCACG TTTGAGACTGCAGCCTGCCCCGAAAGCGGTGACCTTTTGCAACCAGCGACCTGTCATTCAGTCAATCGCAGATACAGCGAGTTCCTTAACTTGCAAACACGTTTGGAGGAGAACCCAGAAGTGAAGAAATTTGtcaaaa gtGTAAAAggtccaaagaaaatgtttcctGATCTTCCCTTTGGGAACACAGATGGTGAGAAGGTGGAAGCCCGTAAAGGCCAACTGGATACGTTCCTTAAG cAACTAAACAGCATACCAGAGACAGCGAGGAGTGAGGACATGCAGGAGTTCCTCTCTCTGAACTCAGGGGTTTGcacatattttggaaaaaggcCTTTTGTCAAGTCAAGAATTGATAAG ATGATGGAAAATGCTTTAGACACATTGAAGACAGCCTTTCCTCACCCCGAGGCCATGAGTCCAACAGAGGACCTTGAAGGAGACTCTGAAGGGAGAACACTTGACAACAAAAAGTACAG GAGGCTCATATTCACCAGCAAAGTGTCTCCATCGCTCAATATACCCGATTTACACCCTAAAGTGACTTACTGCTTTAATGAAGGCAGCCCT GTGCTCAATGGCATGCCCTTGTCCAGACTAGAGAACTTCGTCCTGGAGCAGGAAACACTTTTATGTGAGCCCCAAGGCAGAAAGCAAGACAAGCAGACAGAGTTCTTGGGCACAAACAAGGAGACTTGTGGGAAAATTCACGGTACAG ACACAGCTGTGGCGGATGTTGCGCtgaacattttgtgtttgttgatgaaGGACCAGTGGAGTTGGCTGTGCACTGAGAACATCCAGAAGGCCATCAGACTTATCTTTGGCACTTTTATTGAGAG atggatggacattggTGTGGCCCACCTGACCAGCGCCCCCTGTTGGGTCATTTACCTCCAAGTGCTGCAAGAGGCCGTGTGGCCCGGAGGCGCTCTTCCCGCCCACCCACAGCCGGAGCGCAGCGCCGCTGAAAGAGAGGAAACCAAGATGCGATGTCTTGAATGTCTCGTGGAGCTACTTCCGG AGCTCATCACTGACATGTTAGGCAGTGACAAGTACAGATTGAGTTTGGAGACCATGCTCGAGTCTTTACAGGACCACCACGTTAACAG GCATctgatttactgtatttgtgacCTGCTACTGGAGTTTCTGATACCAGAATCGAGCAATGATTCCTTCCAGAGGTCTCTTCTGTGCAAAGATACTCCTCCCTGA
- the LOC133492177 gene encoding sorting nexin-19-like isoform X5 yields MSSSESYRQQAPLHLLAMLPSSKRANQWSLSEMLGQRRWLLGLGALLAWLILFHLLVNVWLLCIFTSLLVVLGGWLGSRAILNANSLLHLEHFLPLGGATPSQCLAEHEWRLNHEIHSAVHKAVRDFVSSWYRTLLPEVEGEFERSVRNSMLESVMELKERARRVDRKALVQRILELYGCHLQSYMTARHMLLETQDENLTLWQLYQDIDSPHPAVSDGDAELSYARALVNLVLHVLVPYPQMETRTGGYMVTELITCNVFLPLISRLSDPDWLNQTIVDILTRSQKPPDGTLYKCALYDSWITCLSSSDQVSLVSESNSDFRVLLSPMSEEDSSRCSTLSLETCSGKAENCHAGLLTPGKVNCCSLTSGHCTRLPESKMLSLDSMMQSDTEDGTTRRLCECGPSTNFCNTNLKDDADDFGCFGTLKNLGPKVVPVNSTWPAGIVQEKSPAGPSRRFCLSPLNFDTPNKPSMGIQNVQIAGTVSAKEQRGTGMHPYTLYTITFETAACPESGDLLQPATCHSVNRRYSEFLNLQTRLEENPEVKKFVKSVKGPKKMFPDLPFGNTDGEKVEARKGQLDTFLKQLNSIPETARSEDMQEFLSLNSGVCTYFGKRPFVKSRIDKMMENALDTLKTAFPHPEAMSPTEDLEGDSEGRTLDNKKYRRLIFTSKVSPSLNIPDLHPKVTYCFNEGSPVLNGMPLSRLENFVLEQETLLCEPQGRKQDKQTEFLGTNKETCGKIHGTDTAVADVALNILCLLMKDQWSWLCTENIQKAIRLIFGTFIERWMDIGVAHLTSAPCWVIYLQVLQEAVWPGGALPAHPQPERSAAEREETKMRCLECLVELLPELITDMLGSDKYRLSLETMLESLQDHHVNRRSP; encoded by the exons CAGGCTCCACTTCATCTGTTGGCTATGTTGCCTTCTTCCAAGAGGGCTAACCAGTGGTCCCTGTCAGAGATGCTGGGCCAGCGGAGATGGCTGCTAGGCCTTGGCGCTCTACTGGCCTGGTTGATCCTCTTCCATCTCCTCGTTAACGTCTGGCTCCTCTGCATCTTCACTAGTCTCCTGGTTGTCTTGGGAGGTTGGCTCGGATCGCGAGCCATTCTCAATGCCAACAGCCTTCTCCACTTGGAGCATTTCTTGCCGCTGGGCGGGGCGACTCCGTCTCAGTGTTTAGCTGAACACGAGTGGAGACTCAATCACGAGATCCACAGCGCCGTCCACAAAGCGGTTCGGGACTTTGTGTCTTCCTGGTATCGCACACTTCTGCCAGAGGTGGAAGGCGAGTTTGAGCGTTCGGTGCGCAATTCCATGCTGGAATCGGTGATGGAGCTGAAGGAGCGTGCAAGACGAGTAGACAGAAAGGCCCTGGTCCAACGGATTTTAGAGCTGTACGGCTGTCACTTGCAGAGCTACATGACAGCCAGGCACATGCTGCTGGAAACACAGGACGAGAATCTTACGCTTTGGCAGCTATACCAGGATATAGACAGCCCTCATCCAGCCGTGAGCGACGGAGACGCTGAGCTCAGCTACGCCAGAGCTCTGGTTAACCTCGTCTTGCATGTGCTTGTTCCGTACCCTCAGATGGAAACCAGGACCGGTGGGTACATGGTAACTGAACTCATCACCTGCAATGTGTTTCTGCCACTAATAAGCAGGCTATCTGACCCCGACTGGCTCAACCAAACTATTGTCGACATCCTCACCAGGTCACAAAAACCACCGGATGGCACCCTGTACAAGTGCGCACTCTATGATTCATGGATCACTTGTCTGTCGTCTTCTGATCAAGTGAGCCTCGTGAGCGAGAGCAACTCTGATTTTCGTGTTCTCCTCAGCCCGATGAGTGAGGAAGACTCCTCGAGGTGCAGCACGCTGAGCCTTGAGACTTGCTCTGGTAAAGCTGAGAATTGCCACGCTGGTCTGCTCACGCCGGGTAAGGTCAACTGCTGTTCCCTCACGTCTGGGCATTGCACTCGCCTCCCAGAGTCCAAGATGCTGTCCTTGGACTCTATGATGCAGTCCGACACGGAAGATGGCACAACCAGACGCCTGTGTGAATGCGGTCCCTCGACCAACTTCTGCAACACCAATCTAAAAGACGACGCTGATGATTTTGGCTGCTTCGGTACACTGAAAAATCTGGGCCCGAAGGTGGTGCCCGTGAATTCGACCTGGCCTGCTGGTATTGTTCAAGAAAAATCCCCAGCAGGGCCTTCAAGAAGATTTTGCCTCAGTCCCTTAAATTTTGACACGCCAAACAAACCATCAATGGGCatccaaaatgtccaaattgcTGGAACAGTCAGTGCAAAGGAGCAGCGCGGTACTGGAATGCATCCTTACACTCTCTACACTATCACG TTTGAGACTGCAGCCTGCCCCGAAAGCGGTGACCTTTTGCAACCAGCGACCTGTCATTCAGTCAATCGCAGATACAGCGAGTTCCTTAACTTGCAAACACGTTTGGAGGAGAACCCAGAAGTGAAGAAATTTGtcaaaa gtGTAAAAggtccaaagaaaatgtttcctGATCTTCCCTTTGGGAACACAGATGGTGAGAAGGTGGAAGCCCGTAAAGGCCAACTGGATACGTTCCTTAAG cAACTAAACAGCATACCAGAGACAGCGAGGAGTGAGGACATGCAGGAGTTCCTCTCTCTGAACTCAGGGGTTTGcacatattttggaaaaaggcCTTTTGTCAAGTCAAGAATTGATAAG ATGATGGAAAATGCTTTAGACACATTGAAGACAGCCTTTCCTCACCCCGAGGCCATGAGTCCAACAGAGGACCTTGAAGGAGACTCTGAAGGGAGAACACTTGACAACAAAAAGTACAG GAGGCTCATATTCACCAGCAAAGTGTCTCCATCGCTCAATATACCCGATTTACACCCTAAAGTGACTTACTGCTTTAATGAAGGCAGCCCT GTGCTCAATGGCATGCCCTTGTCCAGACTAGAGAACTTCGTCCTGGAGCAGGAAACACTTTTATGTGAGCCCCAAGGCAGAAAGCAAGACAAGCAGACAGAGTTCTTGGGCACAAACAAGGAGACTTGTGGGAAAATTCACGGTACAG ACACAGCTGTGGCGGATGTTGCGCtgaacattttgtgtttgttgatgaaGGACCAGTGGAGTTGGCTGTGCACTGAGAACATCCAGAAGGCCATCAGACTTATCTTTGGCACTTTTATTGAGAG atggatggacattggTGTGGCCCACCTGACCAGCGCCCCCTGTTGGGTCATTTACCTCCAAGTGCTGCAAGAGGCCGTGTGGCCCGGAGGCGCTCTTCCCGCCCACCCACAGCCGGAGCGCAGCGCCGCTGAAAGAGAGGAAACCAAGATGCGATGTCTTGAATGTCTCGTGGAGCTACTTCCGG AGCTCATCACTGACATGTTAGGCAGTGACAAGTACAGATTGAGTTTGGAGACCATGCTCGAGTCTTTACAGGACCACCACGTTAACAG ACGAAGCCCATGA